A stretch of Coccidioides posadasii str. Silveira chromosome 2, complete sequence DNA encodes these proteins:
- a CDS encoding uncharacterized protein (EggNog:ENOG410PY7B~COG:S), with translation MDQESDETDSVYDTASSTNSRPDLSNDAHYQRRRYHSNEVHNASDTPERSMSFRSMSRTPSSKYRNSDLVCQKIPPGEYAATIDEVLALNDAEPVQKVNSAEERRKDDDHNSISSQVCVSPSWSRAAQKRREKKEQRKKMEKEQKELERRLKQEAKRRKGSDSREPRRLQKRAPLAASSRASSAHSAFPLPSAASSRGSFWSRRTSGANSINDQYQGEVKKESRRFSFGGDNASGKKLKFPNVWPRRSTKPKERQGADQPSATENTPPDTNRHFLHTVKRHGDLRASAKAFEVIRGARTSFGPVSAHPKMRQSMPDGRRVGNMNGRADEGDIATQHRVFANRELRMPFEPVHNIRSQRQPSEAATLSQSLGSRAITGTDSLGIQIKARGPADKDARSKILSDERHPTPVVGLKNSEDGAETIGMSPVEHGSPKDTPTMKDPSSPHSPVQSTTCEMTNTREEEHSSSPGAKQSQPLSRNAYTPSSQNESQHGAASVTPNGSETQPIEPTPPQANFSRLEHPRIASNHIRDAYFRSSPLAGPPLVVQHPEKGNETSAAEEQGHCTIETAQNPARRRNSLQAYIDSKRLTIPRFLGHGRRSNSGASMDLVQGRKKMGQAGSAVASSKSESTTVASSPLSSSTSPPDSPNSQKNGFSTAKSTDITDSSRPNRNSNDIMQRLRMGGDQREKLRKRAVSVDINSRSDSKTPETETLRHTVHDKPSGDRNSQPKTQTPQSLDSPRLSANTGKKISANPSKEPSSATPGPSQFRRSTSDYIPTSPSSLSLHRALGASPQGTGSSRTPGQQIAKMFVICCQCKHWHDMTSQAYAKLAFPDKTQDPAQGAADTVTSPTGLESPLRVFGGSPLASPNSSRTSLGVKEGKAPVKPTRPGHSSTSTLLNHSTICCWCYHQMAKACCAGWTTIVTMRERHH, from the exons ATGGACCAGGAGTCGGACGAAACGGATAGTGTGTACGATACTGCCAGCTCTACAAACAGTAGGCCTGACTTGTCGAATGACGCTCACTATCAG CGCCGCAGATACCATTCGAATGAAGTCCATAATGCGTCCGACACCCCTGAACGATCGATGTCATTCCGGTCAATGTCCCGCACCCCAAGTTCAAAATACAGAAATTCAGATCTTGTTTGCCAAAAGA TTCCTCCTGGAGAATACGCCGCTACAATTGACGAAGTGCTGGCCTTAAACGACGCAGAGCCCGTTCAGAAAGTCAACAGCGCGGAAGAGCGTCGCAAAGATGATGACCACAACTCAATTAGCTCGCAGGTTTGCGTGTCGCCATCATGGTCGCGGGCTGCTCAAAAGAGGCGTGAGAAAAAAGAGCAAaggaagaaaatggagaaggAGCAGAAGGAGCTTGAGCGGAGGTTAAAACAGGAAGCTAAACGAAGAAAAGGGTCTGATTCGCGGGAGCCTCGACGGCTGCAGAAGCGAGCACCCCTAGCGGCTTCAAGCAGAGCCTCAAGTGCCCATAGTGCGTTTCCGCTACCGTCTGCCGCTTCATCGCGTGGATCATTTTGGTCCAGAAGAACATCAGGGGCCAATTCCATTAATGATCAATATCAGGGTGAGGTAAAAAAGGAAAGTCGTAGATTTTCTTTCGGTGGAGATAATGCATCGGGGAAGAAACTAAAGTTTCCCAATGTCTGGCCTCGTCGATCTACTAAACCCAAGGAGCGGCAAGGTGCTGATCAGCCATCTGCTACAGAAAATACCCCACCCGATACCAATAGGCATTTTCTCCATACGGTGAAGAGGCATGGAGATTTGCGAGCAAGCGCAAAGGCGTTTGAAGTGATCAGAGGCGCGCGAACATCCTTCGGTCCAGTATCAGCGCACCCCAAGATGCGTCAAAGTATGCCTGATGGTCGGCGTGTGGGAAATATGAATGGCAGAGCAGATGAAGGGGACATCGCTACGCAACATcgagtatttgcaaatcgGGAACTACGAATGCCGTTCGAGCCAGTTCACAATATTCGCTCTCAGAGGCAACCTTCCGAAGCCGCAACACTGAGCCAATCTCTAGGTTCTCGCGCGATCACCGGCACGGACTCCCTTGGCATTCAAATCAAAGCAAGGGGACCCGCTGATAAGGATGCACGGAGCAAGATTCTGAGCGATGAGCGCCATCCAACTCCGGTTGTCGGCTTGAAAAATTCTGAAGATGGAGCTGAAACAATAGGCATGTCCCCGGTTGAGCATGGATCGCCCAAAGATACCCCTACTATGAAGGACCCCTCTTCCCCACATTCCCCTGTGCAAAGTACGACATGCGAAATGACCAATACTCGTGAAGAGGAACATTCGTCTTCGCCCGGTGCCAAACAGTCCCAGCCACTTTCTCGAAATGCCTACACCCCCAGCAGCCAGAACGAATCGCAGCATGGTGCCGCAAGCGTCACACCTAATGGCAGTGAAACTCAACCCATCGAGCCCACGCCTCCGCAAGCGAATTTTTCTAGGCTCGAACACCCACGTATAGCTTCCAACCACATTCGGGACGCTTACTTCCGCTCATCACCATTGGCTGGACCACCTCTTGTTGTTCAACATCCTGAGAAGGGGAATGAGACTTCCGCAGCTGAAGAGCAAGGACATTGTACTATTGAAACCGCACAAAATCCAGCTAGGCGCCGTAATTCCTTACAAGCATACATAGATTCCAAGAGACTCACCATCCCGCGGTTTTTAGGGCATGGTAGAAGGAGCAACAGTGGTGCCAGTATGGACTTGGTACAGGGACGAAAGAAAATGGGTCAGGCTGGGTCTGCCGTGGCATCTTCAAAGTCTGAATCGACTACGGTTGCTTCGAGTCCTTTGTCCAGTTCTACTAGTCCACCGGACAGCCCGAACAGTCAGAAAAATGGATTTTCGACTGCGAAATCAACCGATATAACGGACTCTTCGCGGCCCAATCGAAACTCAAACGATATTATGCAGAGACTGCGCATGGGTGGTGATCAAAGGGAAAAGCTACGGAAACGAGCGGTGTCGGTAGATATCAATTCCAGATCCGATTCCAAAACGCCAGAAACAGAAACACTACGTCATACTGTCCATGACAAACCATCCGGAGACCGCAACTCGCAGCCCAAGACGCAAACGCCACAGAGTCTGGATTCCCCTCGTCTATCTGCAAACACCGGGAAGAAAATATCGGCTAACCCTTCTAAAGAGCCATCATCCGCCACACCAGGGCCCAGTCAGTTTCGACGCTCCACGTCCGACTATATCCCTACCTCTCCAAGCTCTTTAAGCCTTCACCGAGCGCTTGGTGCGTCACCCCAAGGTACTGGATCAAGCCGAACGCCTGGCCAACAAATTGCAAAAATGTTTGTCATATGTTGCCAGTGCAAACATTGGCACGACATGACTTCCCAAGCCTATGCAAAGTTAGCCTTTCCCGATAAAACACAGGATCCTGCCCAAGGGGCCGCGGATACTGTTACTTCTCCAACCGGACTCGAATCACCATTGAGAGTTTTTGGTGGATCGCCATTAGCAAGTCCTAATTCGTCGAGGACGAGCCTTGGAGTCAAAGAAGGAAAGGCACCTGTTAAACCTACCCGGCCAGGACACAGCTCCACGTCTACCTTGTTAAATCACTCTACGATATGTTGCTGGTGTTACCATCAAATGGCAAAGGCTTGCTGCGCTGGCTGGACAACAATTGTTACTATGCGCGAACGCCATCATTGA
- a CDS encoding uncharacterized protein (EggNog:ENOG410PR3H~COG:K): protein MYSALVPEWHLDILSASSFPSAPQTPSYYTPAENSSQRALEALTPVSQEAHGHLNEDSNKSRSATCSKKKRVLPKEVVAVPSESVTKEDKITKKRGRPRLHTENETPADRRRRQIRIAQRAYRSRKEATIASLNERVEQLECTVDEMNKTFLAFNDDALKSGVLSAQPELAQRLRSATQRFIKLASEISQDDAPQEDAQSGNAATVEAPNNEQCSLNASGNNPRPDYTEPETLIASYANVPATHATIPICSHIATLPDVWDTSMASNNFFNYKSWCGEESQSPLKSSAFIPRQPSPHHRYTYCFQETSFSRRLHRRCLEFGYSALTDPSFNEERLHRKFKITFSLAKRDRVAHMFSTLLQRKAGEPLEFWNKPFFYIGKAGMHYPYQDEFGNVIFPPNMHPPERAFGPLPFHNAERPHQFKSLDELIEAIGFGGDWFDCHDVEGYLLEKGIKLSGLSSYVLVPPSAIAARISNASSPSTNSSIGSQVTAASPCSATLDDPASQAGFATAANNPISQTYYPFQNEVCSQMMQLLGLDYDPPLRSNAPPQQTINSSFDSTPSLILDVDKFVTQLSRRGVCLGRAPGFRKHDVDAALQAAVSDVSDFIH, encoded by the exons ATGTACTCCGCCTTGGTTCCAGAATGGCATTTGGATATACTTTCAGCGAGCTCTTTTCCAAGTGCACCCCAGACTCCGTCTTACTATACTCCTGCGGAAAATTCCTCACAAAGGGCTCTTGAGGCACTTACTCCGGTTTCACAGGAGGCCCATGGACATCTGAATGAAGACAGCAATAAGAGCCGGTCGGCAACTTgttcaaagaagaaaagggtGTTACCAAAGGAAGTTGTGGCGGTTCCATCTGAATCGGTGACAAAAGAGGATAAGATTACCAAGAAGCGAGGTCGGCCTCGTCTTCACACCGAAAATGAGACGCCTGCTGAT CGGCGGCGAAGACAAATAAGGATTGCTCAGCGGGCATATCGATCGCGGAAAGAGGCCACTATAGCGTCACTCAACGAACGGGTGGAGCAACTGGAGTGCACAGTTGATGAAATGAACAAGACATTTTTAGCTTTCAACGACGATGCTCTCAAATCCGGCGTTTTGTCTGCGCAGCCGGAACTTGCACAACGATTACGCTCTGCTACACAGCGATTTATTAAGCTTGCATCCGAAATTTCGCAAGATGATGCGCCGCAGGAAGACGCGCAATCGGGCAATGCTGCCACTGTGGAAGCTCCAAACAATGAACAATGTTCACTAAATGCTTCGGGAAATAATCCCCGACCTGATTACACTGAACCTGAGACTCTTATCGCTTCTTATGCGAACGTACCAGCGACTCATGCGACCATTCCGATATGTTCTCATATCGCGACGTTACCCGATGTCTGGGACACGAGTATGGCGAGTAATAACTTTTTCAATTATAAATCTTGGTGCGGCGAGGAGTCACAATCGCCATTGAAGAGCTCAGCATTCATTCCTCGACAACCAAGCCCACATCATCGATATACCTACTGTTTTCAGGAAACTAGTTTTTCCCGGCGTCTTCATCGCCGATGCCTGGAATTCGGATATTCAGCCCTCACTGACCCGTCCTTTAATGAAGAGAGGTTACATCGCAAATTCAAAATTACATTTAGTCTCGCAAAAAGAGATAGGGTAGCTCATATGTTTTCCACCCTTCTCCAGAGGAAAGCTGGTGAGCCTCTTGAATTTTGGAACAAACCGTTTTTCTACATCGGTAAAGCTGGTATGCATTACCCTTACCAAGATGAATTCGGGAACGTGATTTTCCCGCCAAATATGCATCCGCCTGAACGGGCGTTTGGACCGCTCCCATTTCACAATGCCGAAAGACCACATCAGTTCAAAAGTCTTGATGAACTCATCGAAGCTATTGGATTTGGCGGGGACTGGTTTGATTGTCACGACGTGGAAGGATATCTACTCGAAAAGGGGATCAAACTGAGTGGCCTATCATCCTACGTTCTTGTACCTCCATCAGCCATTGCTGCGCGGATATCCAACGCCAGCTCTCCATCAACAAATTCATCTATCGGATCACAAGTTACAGCGGCATCGCCGTGCTCCGCTACGCTTGATGACCCAGCATCACAAGCAGGATTCGCGACGGCCGCAAATAATCCAATATCCCAGACATACTACCCCTTCCAAAACGAAGTATGCTCACAGATGATGCAGCTTCTCGGTCTTGATTACGACCCACCTCTAAGGTCAAATGCTCCTCCACAGCAAACAATAAACTCTTCGTTCGACAGTACACCGTCCCTAATATTAGACGTAGACAAATTTGTTACAC AACTATCCCGCAGAGGTGTATGCCTTGGTCGGGCACCTGGATTTCGCAAGCATGATGTTGATGCAGCGCTGCAAGCGGCTGTTAGCGATGTGTCGGATTTCATCCATTGA
- a CDS encoding uncharacterized protein (EggNog:ENOG410PGJU~COG:P~TransMembrane:11 (i118-142o154-174i186-207o213-237i249-272o284-306i620-641o653-674i686-711o717-740i747-767o)): MSEPSGESPLHSWIGAWLRTKSSNNRNPNIPILPLRDKPSHKHGATDHNNESRCASSIAPLHDNEKNASAGICDASSSGLAPPAPPPPDTLGHREESTAVTDNERLPVLTRIRQSLNIIIFSSWINILLIFVPVGIALGALHRRQGDGASVSPTVIFAVNAVAIIPLAYLLGFATESVARKMGDKVGALLNVTFGNAVELIIFLALVANEVRIVQASLLGSILANLLLILGMCFLFGGLRFREQLYNPAITQMSACLLSLSVMSLLLPTAFHASFNNLAIADKAVIQVSRGTSVILLLVYVLYLLFQLKSHAYIYESTPQHKIDEESHPGVLADILNSSSSSESSSSSDSDTDSSSGSRTTAKRIRRAINKRRRRKSSTSLSKESQSIPSTQTLDRVTSASHSIRTMSLTDHASFSPAKTIDPETISSGDEADREDAAISHQRYPGVTTHDFETGESHDASNKATKRHRKRHRMALKKEKTPSKCHKAREHSESRRNKPPERRVGFTEPAPTPTTSDTAKKPFMLRGVSRERIFPHLIPTLQPRLSSTEVTQRRVSTTYNGSPRILRRTTSLPDRLHQSYIHNPTVPFAQPLPHLMPIIPVHDESDGDSQVEEKPHLSRMAAVILLVVSTGLVAACAEFLVESIDYLVKNTGISQAFIGLIILPIVGNAAEHATAVAMAGKNKMDLAIGVALGSSIQIALFVTPIIVLLGWCLNTNMSLYFSLFETVSLFASAFIANYLMLDGRTNYLEGALLLAAYVIISVAAFFYPSCENLSSASNPSDAKVC; this comes from the exons ATGAGCGAACCTTCTGGCGAATCGCCACTTCATAGTTGGATTGGTGCCTGGCTGCGAACGAAATCAAGCAACAATCGAAACCCCAACATCCCCATACTTCCTCTCAGAGACAAGCCTTCTCATAAGCATGGCGCAACTGACCACAACAACGAGAGTCGATGCGCGAGCAGCATTGCCCCGCTGCACGATAATGAGAAGAACGCCAGCGCGGGTATTTGCGATGCAAGCTCCTCTGGCCTCGCTCCGCCAGCACCGCCGCCCCCTGATACCCTGGGCCATCGTGAAGAATCCACCGCCGTGACGGACAACGAAAGGTTGCCTGTTCTCACTAGAATACGGCAATCAttaaatattattatcttttCAAGTTGGATCAACATCTTACTCATATTCGTACCTGTTGGTATCGCCCTGGGAGCTCTACATCGTCGCCAGGGAGACGGAGCCTCCGTAAGCCCTACGGTTATATTTGCAGTCAATGCTGTGGCTATCATCCCGTTGGCTTACCTGCTCGGGTTTGCAACGGAGAGTGTTGCAAGAAAAATGGGTGACAAAGTTGGAGCTTTGCTCAATGTCACCTTTGGAAATGCTGTGGAACTGATCATCTT CCTTGCATTAGTAGCG AACGAAGTTCGCATTGTTCAAGCCTCTTTACTAGGATCCATTTTAGCGAATCTGCTACTTATCCTCGGCATGTGTTTTCTGTTCGGTGGACTCCGATTCCGAGAACAA CTGTACAATCCTGCCATTACTCAAATGAGTGCATGTCTTCTTAGTCTCAGCGTGATGAGTTTGCTTCTGCCG ACTGCATTTCACGCATCATTCAACAACCTTGCTATTGCAGATAAAGCTGTTATACAGGTCAGCAGAGGAACCAGTGTA ATACTGCTCCTCGTCTACGTTCTCTATCTGCTCTTCCAACTCAAGTCCCATGCATATATTTATGAGAGTACGCCACAGCATAAAATCGATGAAGAATCCCATCCTGGTGTTTTAGCAGACATATTAAACTCTAGCAGTTCATCCGAATCCAGTTCATCAAGCGATAGTGACACAGATAGCAGCTCGGGATCGCGAACTACAGCGAAACGTATTCGCAGAGCCATTAATAAAAGAAGACGCCGCAAGTCCAGCACTAGTTTATCGAAAGAATCACAATCCATACCGTCGACACAGACATTAGACCGCGTCACGTCAGCTTCACATTCAATCAGGACTATGTCACTCACCGACCATGCTTCCTTCTCACCGGCGAAGACAATTGATCCTGAGACCATTTCCAGTGGAGATGAAGCTGATCGTGAAGATGCGGCTATATCTCATCAGCGATACCCAGGTGTGACTACCCATGATTTTGAAACTGGCGAGTCCCATGACGCTTCAAACAAAGCGACAAAGAGGCACCGTAAAAGGCATCGCATGGCgttgaagaaagagaaaacgCCAAGCAAATGCCATAAAGCCAGAGAACATTCAGAGTCCCGGCGGAATAAACCTCCAGAGCGCCGTGTCGGGTTTACCGAACCTGCCCCTACTCCTACCACCTCCGACACCGCAAAAAAGCCTTTTATGCTCCGGGGAGTGTCGCGGGAAAGAATATTTCCACACCTGATCCCCACTTTGCAACCAAGGCTAAGTAGCACAGAAGTCACGCAGCGACGGGTTTCAACGACTTACAACGGCAGCCCACGTATTCTTCGTCGGACCACCTCTTTGCCTGATCGTTTACACCAATCCTATATCCATAATCCAACTGTCCCATTCGCTCAGCCACTTCCCCATCTGATGCCGATTATTCCAGTTCACGACGAGTCCGACGGAGATTCGCAGGTCGAGGAGAAGCCACATCTCTCTCGAATGGCGGCCGTTATTCTTCTCGTGGTCTCCACAGGGCTAGTGGCAGCCTGTGCAGAGTTCCTTGTGGAAAGCATTGATTATCTCGTCAAGAACACAGGGATCAGTCAAGCCTTTATTGGTTTGATTATCCTTCCGATTGTGGGTAATGCGGCAGAGCACGCTACGGCGGTGGCTATGGCTGGCAAGAATAAAATGGATTTGGCTATTGGTGTTGCCCTTGGCAGCAGTATCCAGATTGCTCTCTTTGTAACGCCCattattgtcttgttgggtTGGTGTCTGAACACAAACATGTCGCTGTATTTCAGTCTTTTTGAGACTGTTTCGCTGTTCGCATCAGCATTCATTGCCAACTACCTAATGCTGGATGGAAGGACAAATTATCTCGAAGGCGCGCTCCTGCTTGCCGCGTACGTGATCATTTCTGTGGCGGCATTTTTCTACCCGTCTTGTGAGAACTTGAGTTCAGCCAGCAACCCTTCTGATGCAAAGGTGTGTTAG
- a CDS encoding uncharacterized protein (SECRETED:SignalP(1-25)~EggNog:ENOG410PHK3~COG:S) codes for MAVSTSTLIATTFLLVLIFAHPAAAFGAGNIASLSRIEGQNWRHGDIEDALLSVVMARVAGGKKFSKLDLQRVYFGNWLRDYSQAVDVGTVKYVSAEAIRILLWVLGFLSFGYGTGEFEVTTERLGTYQPTEHIDNPLGYAEGDDARRYDRRLRGPIDEERELAIDTRTGLKHYIATEDIGIATSAGLLRSVFGRCIELGRSYGRSRDKTELYEALRLLGTGLHCLEDYAAHSNFTELCLIEMGEQDVFPHVGRRTMMELPGVGYPVYPIITGTFGGVDFLHSVMGEFSDKATQSELQSLEGVMEQSQGEGGNKSFIKDLLDKIPSEIFGGQDNSGKMDEFQANAQHQQQSPPHVSPKEPEEWTEYLDNVKTQVYPVLEWHDNLMKSISEAIEKIPVLPDLIEQVQNEINVFVFSVIAPYVIPIINQVKTELETGSSEVIQSSRDQQHNIFNNDDCTDPTHSMLSKDHFSNVLNEPAGKVAQEVVKWAVPQIMDAWDDEYIDVDRTLTRIIHGVFHHPAHRNHGQDGQSDIRMLMFGAVEQWWNEQGRRGQDSLRRQLSREGVRNGDNHKPGVRDTGHGCGKPLSLPKHKSKNTGVLGGLSGAGRTRDTDELAHMAKKAVGGGILGDLVGGIVTGAGAEILAGGSGYEGGSRVADEYKKEKKERKYSYDEEDEYKKKKKEKKQYGDYYDEDRDESKKKKKEQKYGDYYDEDVYKKKKEKYGDDNEDEYKKKKKEKKYKGYDEDEDEGEKYKYRSNDDDDDEYKKKKKKEKKYKHEKKGSGDESSSRYGRSDYEQPSYGSRQEHYGRSEYEQTGYGGGSYGRQQEYSQPSYGGYQQSGDYGERQYGSEYGQQRTYDSGYGQTGGYGQQTQSYSGGDSYSQGYGGGESRHSSGYGRQEYGESGSYGGRRQSRSRERESRQYSSGHYGGRDERRHGSEERQYGGGYGHSYKKRYDNDGDSGDEYDRHGHHHHHRRRRGS; via the exons ATGGCCGTGTCAACTTCAACTCTCATTGCAACCACCTTTCTCCTTGTCCTCATCTTCGCCCATCCCGCCGCCGCCTTTGGTGCCGGCAATATCGCCTCACTCTCCCGCATCGAGGGCCAGAACTGGCGGCATGGGGATATCGAAGATGCGCTTCTCTCTGTGGTCATGGCACGTGTAGCAGGCGGGAAGAAATTCTCCAAACTCGATCTGCAACGGGTATATTTTGGCAACTGGCTCCGCGATTATAGTCAGGCAGTGGACGTTGGAACTGTCAAATACGTTAGTGCTGAAGCAATTCGGATCTTGCTCTGGGTTTTGGGATTTTTGAGCTTCGG GTACGGTACTGGCGAATTCGAAGTGACGACGGAACGCCTCGGAACTTATCAACCCACAGAGCATATTGATAATCCTTTGGGATATGCTGAGGGTGATGATGCTCGTCGCTACGACAGACGGCTCCGAGGCCCCATCGACGAGGAGCGAGAGCTGGCTATTGACACTCGTACTG GTCTTAAGCATTACATTGCCACCGAAGATATTGGTATCGCAACGTCTGCCGGCCTTCTGCGAAGTGTTTTTGGAAGGTGTATCGAGCTTGGGCGTAGCTATGGGCGATCTCGCGACAAAACTGAACTGTATGAAGCGCTACGCCTCCTTGGAACCGGCCTCCATTGCTTGGAAGACTATGCCGCTCACTCCAATTTTACTGAGCTCTGTCTGATTGAAATGGGTGAGCAAGATGTTTTCCCACACGTGGGTCGACGAACCATGATGGAGCTACCAGGAGTTGGGTATCCAGTTTATCCAATCATCACCGGTACCTTCGGTGGTGTGGACTTTTTGCACTCGGTTATGGGAGAATTCTCCGATAAGGCTACCCAATCGGAGCTTCAGTCCCTCGAAGGGGTTATGGAGCAATCCCAAGGTGAAGGGGGAAAcaagagcttcatcaaggATTTGTTAGATAAGATACCATCTGAGATCTTTGGCGGCCAGGATAATTCTGGAAAGATGGACGAATTTCAAGCCAACGCTCAACACCAACAACAGTCACCACCACATGTTTCTCCAAAAGAGCCAGAGGAGTGGACCGAATACCTGGATAACGTCAAAACCCAAGTCTATCCGGTTTTAGAATGGCACGATAACTTGATGAAATCGATCAGCGAAGCAATCGAAAAGATCCCGGTGCTCCCAGATCTTATTGAACAGGTTCAAAATGAGATCAATGTTTTCGTGTTCTCGGTAATCGCACCGTACGTGATTCCAATAATTAATCAAGTCAAAACCGAGCTCGAGACCGGTTCGTCCGAAGTTATCCAAAGCAGCAGAGATCAGCAACACAACATCTTCAATAACGACGACTGCACTGATCCTACCCATTCAATGTTATCCAAGGACCACTTCTCCAATGTGCTCAACGAGCCAGCTGGAAAGGTCGCGCAGGAAGTCGTGAAATGGGCCGTTCCTCAGATCATGGACGCTTGGGACGATGAATATATTGACGTTGATCGCACGCTGACTCGGATTATCCACGGTGTTTTCCACCATCCCGCTCACCGTAATCACGGACAAGATGGACAGTCAGATATCCGCATGCTCATGTTTGGTGCTGTTGAGCAATGGTGGAATGAACAGGGTCGTCGTGGCCAAGACTCGCTCCGACGGCAGCTGAGCCGGGAAGGTGTGAGAAACGGTGATAACCACAAACCTGGCGTTCGTGATACCGGCCACGGCTGCGGCAAGCCGTTGTCTCTTCCGAAACATAAATCTAAGAACACTGGCGTTTTGGGCGGGCTTTCAGGAGCTGGCCGTACTCGAGACACAGATGAACTAGCGCACATGGCTAAGAAAGCCGTTGGAGGAGGTATCCTAGGTGATTTAGTTGGCGGTATCGTGACTGGTGCTGGTGCCGAGATTCTTGCTGGAGGGTCAGGATATGAAGGCGGCAGTCGCGTAGCAGATGAGTAtaagaaggagaagaaggaaaggaaataTAGCTacgacgaagaagatgaatataaaaagaagaaaaaggaaaagaaacaataCGGGGATTATTACGACGAGGACAGAGACGAgtcgaagaagaagaagaaagagcaAAAGTACGGCGACTATTACGACGAAGACGTgtataaaaagaagaaggagaagtaTGGTGACGATAATGAGGATGAGtataagaagaaaaagaaagagaagaagtataaAGGTTacgatgaggatgaagatgaaggcGAAAAGTACAAATACCGCAGcaacgatgacgatgacgatgagtacaagaagaagaaaaagaaagaaaagaaatacaAACATGAGAAGAAAGGCAGTGGGGATGAATCTTCTTCGAGATATGGACGCTCAGACTATGAGCAGCCGTCATATGGTTCCCGACAAGAACATTATGGCCGATCTGAATATGAGCAAACCGGATACGGTGGAGGCTCATATGGACGTCAACAAGAGTATTCTCAGCCGTCATATGGAGGATACCAGCAGAGTGGAGACTATGGGGAGAGGCAATACGGTAGCGAATACGGTCAGCAAAG AACCTATGACTCTGGATACGGCCAGACGGGCGGATATGGACAACAAACTCAAAGCTATTCCGGAGGTGACAGCTACTCGCAAGGATACGGAGGCGGCGAAAGTAGGCATTCTAGTGGGTATGGACGCCAGGAATATGGCGAAAGCGGCTCGTATGGAGGAAGACGACAATCGAGATCACGCGAACGAGAGTCAAGACAGTATTCCAGTGGACATTATGGTGGCCGGGATGAAAGACGCCATGGCAGTGAAGAAAGGCAGTACGGAGGCGGCTATGGCCACTCATATAAAAAGCGATACGATAACGATGGTGACTCCGGTGACGAATATGACCGACACgggcatcatcatcaccaccgTCGCCGTCGGGGATCCTAG